DNA sequence from the Candidatus Thermoplasmatota archaeon genome:
GCACTGATAGATATCGCAAAATATTATTTACAGTTAGAAGATTTTAGCAGCTTTAAGATATTAGAAAAAAGGATCTGGGAGGATTAATAAAAAAATGAGAATGCGTTCCGAATGCGTGCCGTGCTTGCTAAGAAGAACTATTTATGAATCTTTACTTGTAAACGAAAGGTTTGCTGAGAGAGCAGTTCAAGAAGCTTTGAAAATACTAGCGCAAGAATATTCGAATAGAGCAAATTCTGTTAAAGTAGCAACTAAAATTCACCGTGAGGTTTACCAGATACTGGGTAGTGAAGACCCTTATAAAGAGCTAAAAGAAAGGAGTAATAGAGTTGCCTCAAAATTAGTTGGGAAAGCACTGGACAAAATAAAAAATTCCAATGATAAATTTGAGAGTGCTGCGCTGTGCTCCGTAATAGGCAATGTTTTAGATTTCGGAATAGCGCAGGATTATGGTGCGCCTGAGAAACTATTTGATGAGTTTGACTTTTTTTGGAACTCCGGCTTTGGTATAAATGATATTGCGAAAGCTAAAAAATATTTGCAAAATGGAAACGAGATAGTATTTTTACCTGATAATTGCGGCGAAATAATTTTCGATAAGTTGCTTTGCGAGCAGTTGAAAAAATTTGGCATACATCTTACTATTATCGTCAAAGAGAAGCCTATGCTGACGGACGCTACTATAAAAGAAATTGAAGAATTAAAATTTGATGAGGTAGTGGATGATGTGCTTCTATCAACAAATGCCGTAGGTATAGATTTTAACGAAATTTCTGGCGAGGTAAAGAAAAGAATTAAAGAATCAGACTTAATTATATGCAAGGGTATGGGCTTATACGAGGCTTTCTGCGAAACTAACTATAAGCCAATTCTTTATTTGCTGAGAACTAAATGCGCTCCTGTAGCTCAGGATATGGGAGTAAGCAAAGGCATTAATGTTGCGAAGTTATACGAGTAGCTAGTCAGCAACTAAATTTTTTCTATGATTGCAATATACGCTGCTTTTTTAGAATCTATGAACTTTCTAATTTTCCAACCTGTACCTTCAACTATTTTCCCCATCTCCTTTTTAGAAACTAATAGGTAGTCAAACCAATTTCCTATAAATTTTTCAAATCTTACTCTAATCCTTACTTGACCGCCCATTCGACCTCTTTTCCTGTTGAGCTTATGATATCTCAAGTGCGCAGGGTTATCGGTTTTGTATGGGTCAGTGGATTCAGCTACGATTAGCGCCTTATCCGAAGTTATTTTATAAAATTTTTTTAATAACCTTTTTGCACTTTTAAAATCGCCAAATAATCCAAAATTATTACCAAGCATGATTATTGTGTCAAATGAATTGGGTTTGAAATTTATATCTGTAATTGCCATTATCTTGGCTTTTTTCAACCCTCTGAGTTTGCAAACCCTAATTGCAAGAGGAGAACTATCAATTCCCAGAACACTCAATCCTTTCTTTTGAAGCCATAAAGAATGTCTTCCTACACCACAGCCGATATCTAAAACTCTACCTTTAACGTATTTTATTGCTTCCTTTTCGTGTGAGGGCCAATCTTTGTAATCAGAGAAATACACTTTAGGCCCGCTAGAAGATCCATTAATATACCCATCATCTCTTTCTATAATTTCAAAACTTCTTTTGCCTTTGTAATAATTCCATATTAGTTTGCCATAA
Encoded proteins:
- a CDS encoding ARMT1-like domain-containing protein, which gives rise to MRMRSECVPCLLRRTIYESLLVNERFAERAVQEALKILAQEYSNRANSVKVATKIHREVYQILGSEDPYKELKERSNRVASKLVGKALDKIKNSNDKFESAALCSVIGNVLDFGIAQDYGAPEKLFDEFDFFWNSGFGINDIAKAKKYLQNGNEIVFLPDNCGEIIFDKLLCEQLKKFGIHLTIIVKEKPMLTDATIKEIEELKFDEVVDDVLLSTNAVGIDFNEISGEVKKRIKESDLIICKGMGLYEAFCETNYKPILYLLRTKCAPVAQDMGVSKGINVAKLYE
- a CDS encoding class I SAM-dependent methyltransferase, whose amino-acid sequence is MIAAKDVYGKLIWNYYKGKRSFEIIERDDGYINGSSSGPKVYFSDYKDWPSHEKEAIKYVKGRVLDIGCGVGRHSLWLQKKGLSVLGIDSSPLAIRVCKLRGLKKAKIMAITDINFKPNSFDTIIMLGNNFGLFGDFKSAKRLLKKFYKITSDKALIVAESTDPYKTDNPAHLRYHKLNRKRGRMGGQVRIRVRFEKFIGNWFDYLLVSKKEMGKIVEGTGWKIRKFIDSKKAAYIAIIEKI